A genome region from Natronosalvus rutilus includes the following:
- a CDS encoding sensor histidine kinase has protein sequence MVRSEQLEEQRTMLDYLNSVLRHEVLNSANIIDGYASQILKADSELDPAHREYAAIIHKEANEMSTIIDDVRVLLETASGTHEQYPVDLAQVLTDEVTKLTNRYGDVEVQTDIPDELVVQADELLPRVFGNVLSNAVTHNDADTPTVSVIAERMDDTARVRIEDNGPGIRADAIDSLFERKKGRGTTHGLGLYLVDELVSTYDGTVEVTETGPDGSQFTIELPFAQSSDDKTVPEAIAA, from the coding sequence ATGGTCCGATCCGAACAGCTCGAGGAGCAACGGACGATGCTCGACTACCTGAACAGCGTGCTCAGACACGAGGTTCTCAACTCTGCGAACATCATCGACGGATACGCGTCACAGATCCTGAAAGCGGATTCGGAACTGGATCCAGCGCACAGGGAGTACGCCGCGATCATCCACAAGGAGGCCAACGAGATGAGTACGATCATCGACGACGTTCGCGTGCTCCTGGAGACGGCTTCCGGGACACACGAGCAGTATCCGGTGGACCTCGCCCAGGTCCTGACCGACGAAGTGACCAAACTCACGAACCGATACGGCGACGTCGAGGTTCAGACGGACATCCCGGACGAACTCGTCGTCCAGGCCGACGAGTTGTTGCCTCGCGTCTTCGGAAACGTGCTCTCGAACGCGGTCACGCACAACGACGCCGACACTCCGACCGTAAGCGTCATCGCCGAACGGATGGACGACACCGCCCGCGTTCGGATCGAAGACAACGGACCCGGGATTCGGGCGGACGCGATCGACTCACTCTTCGAGCGCAAAAAAGGACGAGGGACCACCCACGGGCTGGGGCTGTACCTGGTCGACGAACTGGTCAGTACCTACGACGGCACCGTCGAAGTTACGGAGACGGGACCCGACGGAAGCCAGTTCACGATCGAGCTCCCGTTCGCGCAATCGTCGGACGACAAGACGGTGCCTGAAGCGATCGCAGCATAA
- a CDS encoding histidine kinase N-terminal 7TM domain-containing protein, which produces MWCAFPVCRVSWQYTPVVLPILFATIVTFIIVVYTLFRVRTRGADSSVVLFFGLSLGAFLWTGFSALKLLHTDPDVKLLFYQLLHVGVALVSPLLFLFALACTDRHRWLRWDVVAGVIAIPTLFVVLLFVGPDDAVIAGVNVMEGDLTLVRVEDGPVFYVFSLYTLALTVAAIVVIGLEARRVGPSYYQQAGLLTVGAASPLVFAVLSKSAVPPFGSDTINLVPVSGAIAATAFAIAIFSYRLFSLPPLAYATVIKYSPDGTFVLDADGQIVHVNERGRTLLEHLGGDFGSPLASLLPSFDLETLTGEDEPIPIDVDGEVRYVRPLAEPLERGNRRVGWVVVLRDVTESQHSRRQLETQYEQMDAFAATVSHDLRNPLAVAQGYLELAREDADSEALENVAIAHSRMESIVTDILALARRGDRVGERAEISLGSVLDTAWSAVDTKQATLAVETDRTIYADPTTVQHVFENLLRNAIEHGGPEVEITVGDFDGGIFVEDTGTGIPDTEREAIFDPGYTTSPDGTGYGLELVRTIVDAHGWTLALADGSTEGARFEITGLSAEREC; this is translated from the coding sequence ATGTGGTGCGCTTTCCCTGTATGTCGTGTGAGTTGGCAATACACGCCAGTCGTACTCCCAATTCTCTTTGCAACGATAGTTACGTTTATAATCGTTGTTTACACCCTGTTTCGCGTGCGAACCCGGGGAGCGGACTCGTCGGTCGTCCTTTTTTTCGGCCTCTCGCTCGGTGCGTTCCTGTGGACGGGCTTTTCGGCGCTCAAATTGCTTCATACCGACCCGGACGTGAAACTGCTGTTCTACCAGCTCCTCCACGTCGGCGTGGCGCTCGTCTCGCCATTACTGTTCCTGTTCGCCCTCGCCTGCACCGACCGCCACCGGTGGCTTCGATGGGACGTCGTCGCCGGCGTCATAGCTATTCCGACGCTGTTCGTCGTACTGCTCTTCGTCGGGCCCGACGACGCCGTCATCGCTGGCGTAAACGTCATGGAAGGGGACTTGACCCTGGTTCGTGTCGAGGACGGGCCTGTATTCTACGTGTTCAGCCTGTACACCCTCGCGTTGACGGTCGCCGCGATCGTCGTCATCGGCCTGGAGGCCAGGCGCGTCGGTCCGTCGTACTACCAGCAGGCGGGCCTGCTCACCGTCGGCGCCGCGAGTCCGCTCGTGTTCGCGGTCCTGTCGAAATCTGCCGTCCCGCCGTTCGGATCCGACACGATAAACCTGGTCCCGGTATCGGGGGCGATCGCCGCCACCGCGTTCGCGATCGCCATCTTCAGCTACCGCCTCTTTTCACTCCCCCCGCTCGCCTACGCGACGGTCATCAAATACTCGCCCGACGGCACGTTCGTCCTCGACGCCGACGGTCAAATCGTGCACGTGAACGAGCGGGGACGAACGCTGCTCGAGCACCTCGGGGGCGACTTCGGGTCGCCCCTCGCGTCGCTGCTTCCCTCGTTCGACCTCGAAACGCTCACGGGTGAGGACGAGCCGATTCCGATCGACGTCGACGGTGAGGTCCGATACGTCAGACCGCTCGCCGAACCGCTCGAGCGCGGAAATCGACGGGTCGGATGGGTCGTCGTCTTGCGCGACGTGACGGAAAGCCAACACTCCAGGCGCCAACTCGAGACGCAGTACGAGCAGATGGACGCGTTTGCGGCGACCGTGTCCCACGACCTCCGGAACCCGCTGGCGGTCGCCCAGGGCTACCTCGAACTCGCTCGCGAAGACGCAGACAGCGAGGCGCTCGAGAACGTCGCGATTGCACACTCACGAATGGAGAGCATCGTGACCGACATCCTCGCATTGGCCCGGCGAGGCGACCGAGTCGGCGAGCGAGCGGAAATTTCCCTGGGAAGTGTGCTGGACACTGCCTGGAGCGCCGTCGACACGAAACAGGCGACCCTCGCCGTCGAGACCGATCGGACTATCTATGCCGACCCGACGACGGTCCAGCACGTGTTCGAGAACCTCCTGCGGAACGCCATCGAACACGGCGGCCCGGAAGTCGAAATAACCGTCGGTGACTTCGACGGTGGCATCTTCGTCGAAGATACGGGCACCGGAATCCCTGACACCGAGCGCGAGGCGATTTTCGATCCAGGGTACACGACTTCGCCCGACGGAACGGGGTACGGCCTCGAGCTCGTCCGAACGATCGTCGACGCCCACGGGTGGACGCTCGCGCTCGCCGACGGATCGACTGAGGGTGCACGATTCGAAATCACGGGGCTGTCCGCCGAGCGGGAATGCTGA